Genomic segment of Phycisphaerae bacterium:
CGCCAGACTTCGTTGTCCTGTTCAGCTTTTCTCATCCGGCTGTGTTCGGCTCACAGGCACGACGATCCTGCTCATCGCTGCTTCATGCGCCGGTCCATCGTCCGTTGCCGACCGAGGCCCCTTCACGATCGTCATGCTTCCGGACACGCAGCGCTACAGCGAGAGCCGCCCCGATCTGTTTTTCGTCCAGACTGACTGGATCAGGAAGAACCGTGATAAGGAGAACATCGTCTTCGTGACACACGTGGGCGATCTGGTTCAGAACCGCAGCAAGAAGCCGTCAGAATGGAAGACCGCCGACGAGGCGATGGCTGTCCTCGATGGCGTCGTGCCGTATGGTGTGGCCATCGGCAACCACGACTACGACAGCGACGATGGCGTGAAAAAGGGCGTCGCCACCATGTACTTGCAGTACTTCAATCCAGAGCAACGGTTCAAAGGCCGGCCGGGTTACGGCGGCGCCTCACCGAACGGCCTGAATTCGTATCACCTACTGTCGGCCGGCGGGATCGACCTGATCATGCTTTTCCTCGAGGTCGAGGCGCCTGATGACGCACTGGCATGGGCAAGCAGCGTGCTCGAGAAGTATCCCACGTGCGCCGCCATCGTCAGCATCCACACCTACATGAAACACAGTGGGCGTGACGGCGGACGCGAAACAAAACGCGAATACCGCAAGGACGGGAACGCCGGCGAGGACATCTGGCAGAAGTTCATTCGCCGCCAACCACAGGTGTTCATGGTGCTGTGCGGGCACGTGGGTGGCCTCTGCGAGTACCGGCAGACCTCGCGCAATGATGCCGGCGCCGACGTCCTCGAGATGCTTGCCGATTACCAGAAACGCGAGAACGGCGGCGACGGATGGCTGCGGCTCATCCGATTCGTACCGCTCAACCGTGAGATCCAGGTGCGGACGTACTCGCCCGCGTTGAACAAGTTTGAAACCGATGAGGACAGTCAGTTTGTCGTGCCGCTGGTGCTGCCGGATCAGTGCCTGCCCAAACCGGCTGCCGTCGCGCTTGCCGGTTGAAGCCGACGAAAGGGAGAACATATGTATCCGTACACGAAGAGCACGCATTCCGGGGCGCATTTGCGTCTGTTCGCGTCTGTCCTGTTTGCTCTGGCGATCTCGGTTGCCGGTTGCGCCGGTCCGAAGACCGGCCTCGATCATGGTGCGTTCACCATCGTGATGCTGCCCGATACGCAGATCTACAGCAAGGCCTATCCTGACCTGTTCTACGCCCAGACGCGCTGGATCAGGGCGAATCGCGACCGCGAGAACATCAAGTGTGTCACCCACGTCGGCGACATCGTCAACGATTGCGTCAAAGACCCCGAGCAATGGGACGTCGCCGACAAGGCCATGGCAGTACTCGATGGCGTGGTTCCCTACGGCGTGGCCATCGGCAACCACGACTACGAAGGCCGGTCGAGCGCCG
This window contains:
- a CDS encoding metallophosphoesterase, which codes for MIAVAARLRCPVQLFSSGCVRLTGTTILLIAASCAGPSSVADRGPFTIVMLPDTQRYSESRPDLFFVQTDWIRKNRDKENIVFVTHVGDLVQNRSKKPSEWKTADEAMAVLDGVVPYGVAIGNHDYDSDDGVKKGVATMYLQYFNPEQRFKGRPGYGGASPNGLNSYHLLSAGGIDLIMLFLEVEAPDDALAWASSVLEKYPTCAAIVSIHTYMKHSGRDGGRETKREYRKDGNAGEDIWQKFIRRQPQVFMVLCGHVGGLCEYRQTSRNDAGADVLEMLADYQKRENGGDGWLRLIRFVPLNREIQVRTYSPALNKFETDEDSQFVVPLVLPDQCLPKPAAVALAG